The Providencia sp. PROV188 genome includes a region encoding these proteins:
- the ppnN gene encoding nucleotide 5'-monophosphate nucleosidase PpnN, with product MITHISPLGSMDLLSQLEVDMLKRTASSHLYQLYRNCSLAVLHSGSLTDSSKELLEKSAGFDINILRRERGIKLELINPPEKAFVDGKIIRSLQANLFAVLRDILFVHAQITNAKQQFHLDLENSTHLTNMIFSILRNARALHIGEDPNMIVCWGGHSINENEYLYGRKVGNELGLRELNICTGCGPGAMEAPMKGAAVGHAQQRYKDSRFIGLTEPSIIAAEPPNPLVNELIIMPDIEKRLEAFVRLAHGIIIFPGGVGTAEELLYLLGIMMDPENTEQVLPLVLTGPKESAEYFSVLDDFIRHTLGDEASKHYQIIIDNPQEVARVMKKGMSAVKESRRNTGDAYSFNWSIKIAPELQHPFEPTHENMASLNLHPGQSPEKLASDLRRAFSGIVAGNVKEVGMKAIEKHGPFKIHGDSDIMKRMDILLQGFVKQHRMKLPGGTAYEPCYEIVK from the coding sequence TTGATTACTCATATCAGTCCATTAGGATCTATGGATCTATTGTCTCAGCTTGAAGTCGATATGCTGAAACGTACGGCGAGCAGCCATTTGTATCAGCTATATCGAAACTGCTCCTTAGCGGTATTACATTCAGGAAGCTTAACTGACAGCAGTAAAGAACTTTTAGAAAAAAGTGCAGGTTTTGATATCAACATTTTACGTCGTGAACGTGGTATCAAATTAGAGCTTATTAACCCACCAGAAAAAGCGTTCGTTGACGGTAAAATCATTCGTTCATTACAAGCGAACTTGTTTGCCGTACTGCGCGATATTCTGTTTGTTCACGCTCAAATAACTAATGCCAAACAGCAGTTCCATCTCGATTTAGAAAATAGCACTCACCTCACTAATATGATCTTTTCCATCTTACGTAACGCCCGTGCGCTACATATTGGTGAAGATCCGAATATGATCGTGTGCTGGGGTGGACACTCCATTAATGAAAATGAATACCTGTATGGTCGTAAAGTCGGTAATGAACTAGGCTTGCGTGAACTGAACATCTGCACAGGTTGTGGACCGGGAGCTATGGAAGCGCCAATGAAAGGTGCCGCGGTAGGTCATGCTCAACAGCGTTATAAAGACAGCCGTTTTATCGGGTTAACTGAGCCATCCATCATCGCGGCTGAGCCACCTAACCCATTAGTTAATGAACTGATCATCATGCCAGACATTGAAAAACGTCTTGAGGCATTTGTCCGTTTAGCCCACGGGATTATTATTTTCCCTGGTGGCGTGGGAACCGCAGAAGAGCTCCTTTATCTGTTGGGTATTATGATGGATCCTGAAAATACCGAGCAAGTGCTGCCATTAGTCCTGACTGGACCAAAAGAAAGCGCGGAATACTTCTCTGTTCTTGATGATTTTATTCGCCATACTCTGGGAGATGAAGCGAGCAAACATTACCAAATCATTATCGACAACCCGCAAGAAGTGGCACGCGTGATGAAAAAAGGCATGTCTGCAGTGAAAGAGAGCCGTCGTAATACGGGTGACGCATACAGCTTCAACTGGTCGATTAAAATCGCCCCTGAGCTACAGCATCCGTTTGAGCCGACTCACGAAAATATGGCGTCACTGAATCTGCATCCGGGTCAATCCCCAGAAAAACTGGCTTCCGATTTACGCCGTGCTTTCTCTGGAATTGTCGCGGGTAACGTAAAAGAAGTCGGCATGAAAGCGATTGAAAAACATGGTCCTTTCAAAATTCATGGGGATAGCGATATCATGAAACGCATGGACATTTTACTCCAAGGTTTCGTGAAACAGCATCGTATGAAGTTGCCGGGTGGCACCGCTTACGAACCTTGCTATGAAATTGTGAAATAA
- the csdA gene encoding cysteine desulfurase CsdA — MDNFNAPQFRQQFPAIGSDIVFLDSAATALKPLDMINASDDYYRFSGSSVYRGQSPEALKITRLYEQGRVFTAKLIQTPDEKSIIWTRGTTESINLIAQSYFREKLQAGDEIIVSETEHHSNLLPWLMLAQQTGAKIVKWAVTPDLTLDLNTLQSLLNTKSKIVAVTQMSNVTGYQPDINAITTLAHQFGAKIVVDGAQGVVHHPLNVMETNVDFYAFSAHKLYGPTGLGICYGKPEHLANMSPWHGGGKMLNHVDFSGFTLAPIPQRFEAGTPNIAGVIAFSAVLEWLSTQNLTQAEAYTCALIDYAYEQLSQLEGAIFYRTQNSPLLSFNFHNIHHSDLGLFLTEQKIALRYGQHCAQPLMDSLNISGCLRISAMPYNNKQDIDKFIDSVKFALSILND; from the coding sequence ATGGATAACTTTAACGCCCCTCAATTTCGTCAGCAATTTCCAGCCATCGGCTCTGATATTGTTTTCCTTGATAGCGCCGCCACCGCCCTAAAACCGTTGGATATGATCAACGCCTCTGATGATTACTATCGCTTTTCTGGCAGTTCGGTCTATCGAGGGCAATCTCCTGAAGCATTAAAAATTACTCGCTTGTACGAACAAGGTCGCGTATTCACAGCAAAATTGATCCAAACACCGGACGAAAAATCCATTATCTGGACACGTGGCACTACTGAATCTATTAACTTGATTGCACAGAGTTATTTCCGTGAAAAACTCCAAGCAGGTGATGAAATTATTGTCAGTGAGACTGAGCATCACTCAAACTTGCTGCCTTGGCTGATGTTGGCACAACAGACAGGCGCAAAGATTGTTAAATGGGCGGTGACTCCTGACTTAACCTTAGATCTCAATACGCTGCAATCACTCTTGAACACCAAAAGCAAAATTGTTGCAGTAACGCAAATGTCTAACGTAACGGGCTACCAGCCGGACATTAACGCGATAACCACACTTGCCCATCAATTTGGTGCAAAAATCGTTGTTGATGGCGCTCAGGGCGTTGTGCACCACCCTCTTAACGTCATGGAAACCAATGTAGATTTCTACGCTTTTTCAGCGCACAAATTATATGGGCCTACAGGTTTAGGTATCTGCTATGGAAAACCCGAGCATTTAGCCAATATGAGCCCATGGCATGGCGGCGGTAAAATGTTGAATCATGTTGATTTTTCAGGCTTCACCCTCGCCCCAATCCCTCAGCGATTTGAAGCTGGAACACCGAATATCGCGGGTGTAATAGCCTTTTCAGCTGTGCTTGAGTGGCTTTCAACGCAAAACTTAACGCAAGCAGAAGCCTATACTTGTGCTCTGATAGACTATGCCTATGAGCAGCTTTCTCAGCTCGAAGGCGCGATTTTCTATCGAACTCAAAATTCACCGCTTTTATCTTTCAATTTCCACAATATTCACCATAGTGATTTAGGGCTTTTCTTGACCGAACAGAAAATTGCATTACGCTATGGACAACATTGTGCTCAACCATTGATGGATTCACTCAATATTAGCGGCTGTTTACGCATCTCAGCCATGCCATATAACAACAAGCAAGATATTGATAAATTTATTGATTCAGTGAAATTTGCACTTTCGATTTTAAATGATTAA
- a CDS encoding DUF423 domain-containing protein — MNSRLMLIFAGISGFFIVAFGAIGSHALSPIMSAHQMAWIETGLRYQMFHTVALMVLGAVLLRKVILWFYWAGVFFSVGILLFSGSLYCMALLQVKYFSYFTPIGGVCFLVGWLLVVIGAMRLRKSASRNE, encoded by the coding sequence GTGAATAGTCGTTTGATGTTAATTTTTGCAGGGATTAGTGGATTTTTTATTGTTGCATTTGGCGCCATTGGCTCTCATGCACTTTCTCCAATTATGAGCGCTCATCAAATGGCTTGGATTGAAACAGGGCTGCGTTATCAAATGTTTCATACCGTTGCATTAATGGTGCTGGGTGCGGTATTACTGCGTAAAGTCATTTTGTGGTTCTATTGGGCGGGCGTATTTTTCTCCGTAGGCATACTTCTTTTTAGCGGTAGCCTTTATTGTATGGCCTTATTGCAGGTAAAATACTTCTCTTATTTTACGCCAATAGGTGGCGTTTGCTTCCTCGTTGGCTGGCTTTTAGTTGTTATTGGCGCTATGCGTCTAAGGAAATCGGCGTCACGCAATGAGTAA
- the xni gene encoding flap endonuclease Xni, whose product MIHLLIIDALNLIRRIHAVQGSPCGETCLSAISQLINHTNATHIVAVFDEEGRHHSWRHEKLPDYKAGRQPMPENLQAELPQLVAQFEENGIHCWQSEGDEADDLAATLAKRIADSGHTVTIVSTDKGYCQLLSPNLRIRDYFQKRWLDVPFIENEFGVKPEQLPDYWGLAGISSSKVPGVAGIGTKSATELLQRFHTIENLYANFDVLEEKWQKKLINQQEIALICRDIATLKTDITLKGNLNQLRYEAR is encoded by the coding sequence ATGATCCATTTATTAATTATTGATGCTTTAAACTTAATTCGACGTATCCACGCGGTTCAGGGGAGCCCATGTGGAGAAACCTGTTTATCCGCTATTTCTCAATTGATTAACCATACTAACGCCACCCATATTGTGGCAGTATTTGATGAAGAAGGTCGCCACCATAGTTGGCGTCATGAAAAACTGCCTGACTATAAAGCAGGGCGTCAGCCTATGCCTGAAAACTTACAAGCTGAGTTACCTCAACTCGTTGCTCAGTTTGAAGAAAATGGTATTCATTGCTGGCAATCTGAAGGTGATGAAGCCGATGATTTAGCCGCCACTCTCGCTAAACGTATTGCCGATTCTGGGCATACCGTCACCATCGTCTCTACCGATAAAGGTTACTGCCAGCTACTCTCTCCAAACCTGCGTATCCGTGACTACTTTCAAAAACGTTGGTTGGACGTACCTTTCATCGAGAATGAATTTGGAGTCAAGCCTGAACAACTACCTGATTACTGGGGTTTAGCGGGGATCAGTAGCAGTAAAGTTCCTGGAGTTGCAGGGATTGGCACCAAAAGTGCCACTGAGTTACTTCAGCGATTCCACACTATTGAAAATTTGTACGCCAACTTTGATGTTCTTGAAGAAAAATGGCAGAAAAAACTAATTAACCAACAAGAAATTGCGCTTATCTGTCGCGATATTGCCACATTAAAAACAGATATTACCTTGAAAGGTAATCTGAATCAGTTACGCTACGAAGCTAGATAG
- a CDS encoding VirK/YbjX family protein: MGLLKQWRQQNKTWKSFTNKYVQLKRKLRIAKLPSQQYQQYQSMCDTYQSALLSATIDGVPQFIERPINKYLHKTWSGKQKLSTASYTLDLIEKTFTPEAITAMFSDKRDGLTVANIELKSGDFAQLKMIYSQYPREGDLSIHLLNETGDEIYLMSFSFGEQGQLYVCSLQGPSTEQSVEQVKSITKQMHAMRPKNLLMSAIYAVAAYFQIKSILGISNNSHIKSQHLKSSYDTFWEECGGVLNAEGWYQLPLQEPMRDIESVKSQRRSEFRKREALREAMSQSIIESLTQYSNSAQK; the protein is encoded by the coding sequence ATGGGACTATTAAAACAGTGGCGCCAACAAAACAAGACATGGAAATCTTTCACTAACAAATATGTACAGCTAAAAAGAAAGCTCCGCATTGCTAAGTTGCCTTCACAACAATATCAGCAATATCAATCGATGTGCGATACATACCAAAGCGCCCTGCTATCAGCGACCATCGATGGCGTACCTCAATTTATTGAGCGACCGATTAACAAATACCTGCATAAAACGTGGAGTGGTAAACAGAAATTATCCACTGCAAGCTATACGTTAGATTTAATTGAAAAAACCTTTACGCCTGAAGCTATCACCGCCATGTTTTCGGATAAACGAGACGGCTTAACGGTCGCGAATATTGAGCTAAAATCCGGTGATTTTGCCCAATTAAAAATGATCTATTCTCAATATCCACGTGAAGGGGATCTCTCCATCCATTTACTCAATGAAACGGGTGATGAAATCTATTTGATGAGCTTTTCATTTGGTGAACAAGGTCAGCTTTATGTCTGTTCCCTACAAGGGCCATCGACAGAACAGAGCGTAGAGCAAGTGAAATCCATTACGAAACAGATGCATGCAATGAGGCCTAAAAATCTTTTAATGTCTGCTATTTATGCGGTAGCTGCTTATTTCCAAATCAAATCTATTCTCGGGATTTCAAATAATAGCCATATCAAAAGCCAGCATTTAAAATCTAGCTACGATACTTTTTGGGAAGAGTGTGGCGGCGTTTTAAATGCCGAAGGTTGGTATCAATTACCACTTCAAGAGCCAATGCGTGATATCGAATCAGTGAAAAGCCAGAGACGTTCCGAATTCCGTAAGCGCGAAGCACTGAGAGAAGCCATGTCGCAAAGTATTATTGAGTCCCTCACCCAATACTCAAACTCAGCTCAGAAATAA
- the csdE gene encoding cysteine desulfurase sulfur acceptor subunit CsdE → MTLSRHELASHPFGTEIVIHEIVEQFSKQKAWEDKYRLLIQLAKKLPSLTEEEKQQTQEVQGCENRVWIGAILNDDDTFHFYGDSEGRVVKGLFAILLACVEQKNAQQILETDFEDIFSQTGLTGQLSESRQNGIHALITAIKNIAGEMTPAE, encoded by the coding sequence ATGACTTTGTCTCGACATGAACTGGCTTCTCATCCATTTGGCACAGAAATTGTCATTCACGAAATCGTTGAACAGTTTTCCAAACAAAAAGCGTGGGAAGATAAATATCGCTTACTCATTCAGCTCGCGAAAAAACTACCCTCTCTCACAGAAGAAGAAAAGCAGCAGACTCAGGAAGTTCAAGGGTGTGAAAACCGTGTATGGATTGGCGCTATTCTCAATGATGATGATACATTCCATTTTTATGGGGATAGCGAAGGTCGTGTAGTGAAAGGGTTATTTGCTATTTTGCTCGCCTGCGTTGAACAGAAAAATGCACAGCAAATTTTAGAGACTGATTTTGAAGATATTTTTAGTCAAACTGGTCTAACAGGGCAACTCAGTGAATCCCGACAAAATGGGATCCACGCACTAATTACAGCAATCAAAAACATTGCGGGTGAAATGACCCCAGCAGAATGA
- a CDS encoding transcriptional regulator GcvA, giving the protein MSKRLPPLNALRVFDAAARHLSFTKAADELFVTQAAVSHQIKSLEDFLGLKLFRRRNRSLLLTEEGQSYYLDIKEIFSSLNEATRKLQARSAKGALTVSLSPSFAIQWLVPRLSGFNQAFPGIDVRIQAVDREEDKLADDVDVAIFYGRGNWTGLRTDRLYAEYLMPVCSPSLMTGGNQLKNPEDLAKHTLLHDSSRRDWQAYVKQLDLQNIVNVQQGPIFSHSAMVIQAAVHGQGVALTNNVMAKNEIDAGRLVCPFSEVLVSKNAFYLVCQESQADLGKIAAFRQWILAQAASEQEKLGFITNDQDLTHIQ; this is encoded by the coding sequence ATGTCTAAAAGATTACCGCCTTTAAATGCTCTGAGAGTGTTTGATGCCGCCGCCCGTCATTTAAGTTTTACTAAAGCGGCAGATGAATTATTTGTGACACAGGCAGCTGTCAGTCATCAAATAAAAAGCTTAGAAGATTTCCTCGGATTAAAGCTATTTCGCCGTCGAAATCGTTCATTGCTGCTGACGGAAGAGGGGCAAAGTTATTACCTTGATATTAAAGAAATTTTCTCGTCTTTAAATGAAGCGACGAGAAAGCTTCAAGCCAGAAGTGCAAAAGGCGCACTAACTGTAAGCTTATCGCCAAGTTTCGCGATACAATGGTTGGTTCCTCGGCTTTCTGGATTTAACCAAGCTTTCCCAGGTATTGATGTGCGTATTCAAGCAGTTGATCGGGAAGAAGATAAACTAGCGGATGATGTGGATGTTGCCATTTTTTATGGCAGAGGAAACTGGACTGGCTTAAGAACGGACAGACTCTACGCCGAATATTTAATGCCAGTGTGTTCACCTTCGTTAATGACCGGAGGGAATCAACTGAAGAACCCAGAAGATTTAGCGAAGCATACGTTGCTTCATGATTCTTCTCGCCGTGATTGGCAAGCTTATGTTAAGCAATTAGATTTGCAAAATATTGTGAATGTGCAGCAAGGACCTATTTTTAGCCATAGCGCTATGGTGATCCAAGCAGCAGTTCATGGGCAAGGGGTGGCATTAACCAACAATGTGATGGCAAAGAATGAGATTGATGCTGGCAGATTGGTGTGTCCGTTTAGCGAAGTATTAGTCAGTAAAAATGCATTCTATCTGGTCTGCCAAGAGAGTCAGGCCGATTTAGGGAAAATAGCGGCATTTCGTCAATGGATCCTTGCACAAGCAGCCAGTGAGCAAGAAAAGCTTGGCTTTATTACCAATGACCAAGATTTGACGCATATACAATAA
- the rlmM gene encoding 23S rRNA (cytidine(2498)-2'-O)-methyltransferase RlmM, with protein MSNKIALYCRPGFEKECAAEITDKAGQREIYGFARVKENSGYVIFECYQSEDADILARTLPFRELIFARQMFVVGDLLKDLPPEDRVTPIVNALSQQVERAGDLRVEVADTNESKELMKFCRKFTVPLRNALRQEKVLLAQENFKRPVVHVFFIAPGCCYTGYSYSNNSSNFYMGIPRLKFPSDAPSRSTLKLEEAFHVFIPYEEWDERLASGMKAVDLGACPGGWTYQLVKRSMMVEAVDNGPMAESLMDTGQVRHHREDGFKFKPTSQNITWLVCDMVEKPAKVAALMTQWLQEGWCRETIFNLKLPMKKRYEEVAHILEKMKAQLKENGINVLIQAKQLYHDREEVTVHVQRVWSANPMAREYY; from the coding sequence ATGAGTAATAAAATTGCATTATATTGCCGCCCGGGCTTTGAAAAAGAGTGCGCAGCAGAAATTACAGATAAAGCAGGGCAACGCGAAATTTACGGTTTTGCCCGCGTTAAAGAAAATAGCGGTTATGTTATTTTCGAATGTTATCAATCTGAGGATGCAGACATCCTTGCGCGCACGCTTCCATTTCGTGAATTGATTTTTGCTCGCCAAATGTTTGTAGTGGGTGATTTATTAAAAGATTTACCGCCAGAAGATAGAGTTACACCGATTGTGAACGCGCTTAGCCAACAGGTTGAGAGAGCGGGGGATCTGCGTGTTGAAGTTGCGGATACCAATGAATCAAAAGAATTAATGAAATTCTGCCGTAAATTTACGGTGCCTCTGCGTAATGCGTTACGCCAAGAGAAAGTTTTATTGGCGCAAGAGAACTTTAAACGCCCAGTCGTCCACGTGTTCTTTATTGCGCCGGGGTGCTGCTATACTGGTTATTCTTATTCGAATAATAGCTCGAATTTCTATATGGGGATCCCGCGCTTGAAGTTCCCATCGGATGCACCAAGCCGTTCGACGTTAAAGCTGGAAGAGGCTTTCCATGTGTTTATTCCTTATGAAGAGTGGGATGAGCGCCTTGCGAGTGGCATGAAAGCGGTGGATTTAGGCGCATGCCCTGGGGGATGGACTTACCAGCTCGTCAAACGCAGCATGATGGTGGAAGCGGTAGATAATGGTCCAATGGCGGAAAGCCTGATGGATACAGGACAAGTTCGACATCACCGTGAAGATGGTTTTAAATTTAAGCCAACCTCTCAAAATATCACGTGGCTCGTATGTGATATGGTGGAAAAACCTGCCAAGGTTGCTGCATTAATGACTCAGTGGCTGCAAGAAGGCTGGTGTCGCGAGACCATTTTTAACTTGAAGCTGCCGATGAAAAAACGCTATGAAGAAGTGGCGCATATTCTGGAAAAAATGAAAGCTCAGCTGAAAGAGAATGGTATCAATGTTCTGATCCAAGCGAAACAGCTTTACCATGACCGTGAAGAAGTTACTGTGCATGTACAACGTGTTTGGTCTGCAAACCCAATGGCGCGTGAATATTATTAA
- the tcdA gene encoding tRNA cyclic N6-threonylcarbamoyladenosine(37) synthase TcdA, which produces MLAQLSDAWMQRFAGIGRLYGQQALHLFARSHVCVIGVGGVGVWAAEALARSGIGAITLIDMDDICVTNTNRQLHALKSTVGLPKVDVMKERILAINPECTVNVIDDFITVDNVAEYLSLGFDYVIDAIDSVRPKAALLAYCRRFKIPIVTTGGAGGQIDPTQIQVADLAKTVQDPLAAKLRERLKSDFNIVKNGKGKLGIDCVFSTEQLVYPQSDGTVCAAKSTADGSKRMDCASGFGAVTMVTASFGFIAVSHALKKMVAKAQREVKQ; this is translated from the coding sequence ATGCTAGCTCAGCTTTCTGATGCGTGGATGCAGCGATTCGCTGGAATCGGGCGTTTATATGGGCAACAAGCCCTTCATCTTTTTGCACGTTCACATGTGTGTGTTATTGGCGTGGGCGGCGTCGGCGTATGGGCTGCTGAAGCATTAGCGCGTTCAGGAATTGGCGCTATCACCTTGATAGATATGGATGATATCTGCGTGACAAATACGAATCGCCAACTTCATGCATTGAAATCAACAGTGGGGCTACCTAAAGTTGATGTGATGAAAGAGCGCATTTTGGCAATCAACCCTGAGTGTACCGTGAATGTTATCGATGATTTCATTACGGTGGATAATGTGGCTGAATACCTCTCTTTGGGATTTGATTACGTTATTGATGCCATTGACAGTGTAAGACCAAAAGCGGCGCTGCTGGCGTATTGTCGACGTTTTAAAATTCCTATCGTGACGACGGGGGGCGCAGGTGGTCAAATTGATCCAACCCAAATTCAAGTCGCGGATTTAGCAAAGACAGTTCAAGATCCTTTGGCAGCGAAATTACGCGAACGCCTGAAATCAGACTTTAATATCGTGAAAAATGGCAAAGGTAAATTGGGAATCGATTGTGTGTTTTCGACGGAGCAGTTGGTCTATCCACAAAGTGATGGAACAGTATGCGCGGCAAAAAGCACAGCAGATGGTTCAAAACGTATGGATTGTGCATCAGGATTTGGTGCGGTCACGATGGTAACAGCCAGTTTTGGCTTTATTGCGGTGTCCCATGCGTTGAAAAAGATGGTTGCAAAGGCACAAAGAGAAGTTAAACAGTAG
- the queF gene encoding NADPH-dependent 7-cyano-7-deazaguanine reductase QueF (Catalyzes the NADPH-dependent reduction of 7-cyano-7-deazaguanine (preQ0) to 7-aminomethyl-7-deazaguanine (preQ1) in queuosine biosynthesis) produces the protein MSHYQNNPALDNLTLGKKTAYHDQYDAALLQAVPRSLNRDPLDIHADTLPFHGADIWTLYELSWLNTRGVPQVAIGSVSVDATSENLVESKSFKLYLNSFNQTRFETWENVRSVLQNDLSRCANGEVKVTLYKLDDFTQQAIHQFQGVCIDEQEIDIDNYEFNRDYLVDCTQPEVVEETLVSHLLKSNCLITNQPDWGSVQIHYRGPKIDREALLRYLVSFRHHNEFHEQCVERIFNDITILCKPEKLSVYARYTRRGGLDINPWRSNEQFEPDTGRLARQ, from the coding sequence ATGTCTCACTATCAAAATAACCCCGCTCTCGATAATTTAACTCTCGGGAAAAAGACGGCTTATCATGACCAATATGATGCCGCTTTATTGCAAGCGGTGCCGCGTAGCCTTAATCGCGATCCTTTGGATATTCATGCTGATACACTGCCATTCCACGGCGCCGATATTTGGACACTGTATGAACTCTCTTGGCTAAATACCCGTGGTGTTCCTCAAGTAGCGATAGGCTCCGTCAGTGTAGATGCCACAAGTGAAAACTTGGTGGAATCAAAAAGCTTCAAGCTTTATCTCAATAGTTTCAATCAGACTCGCTTCGAAACGTGGGAAAATGTGCGAAGCGTTTTGCAAAATGACCTAAGCCGCTGTGCTAATGGCGAGGTTAAGGTTACACTTTATAAACTTGATGACTTTACTCAGCAAGCCATTCACCAATTCCAAGGTGTCTGTATTGATGAGCAAGAGATTGACATCGATAACTATGAATTTAATCGCGACTATTTGGTCGATTGCACTCAACCAGAGGTTGTCGAAGAAACCCTCGTCAGCCACCTGTTGAAATCAAATTGTTTGATAACCAACCAACCTGATTGGGGATCAGTACAAATTCATTATCGTGGTCCAAAAATTGACCGTGAAGCGTTATTACGTTACCTCGTCTCATTTCGTCATCATAATGAATTCCACGAACAGTGTGTGGAGCGCATTTTCAACGACATAACAATACTGTGCAAACCAGAGAAATTATCTGTGTATGCACGCTATACTCGCCGAGGTGGGCTTGATATCAACCCATGGCGCAGTAATGAACAATTCGAGCCTGACACGGGTCGTTTGGCACGGCAATAA
- the syd gene encoding SecY-interacting protein, whose translation MNTIISDLIKNFTSQYVAKWQEATGLPPVSAELYGVPSPCIVRTGDDVVYWEPKPFPLEEKSLNNVANALDLQLQDDIHAFYTSQLAGDMSATLGDLSLNLVQVWSEEDFIRLQENLIGHLVTQKRLKLPPTLFIATLDSELEMISMCNLTGEIIVETFGSKQRQVIAENLASFIQQLKPVISSQG comes from the coding sequence ATGAATACAATAATCTCTGATTTAATTAAAAATTTTACCAGCCAGTATGTGGCTAAGTGGCAAGAAGCTACGGGGCTTCCACCGGTGTCTGCTGAGCTGTATGGGGTACCTTCTCCTTGCATCGTTCGTACTGGTGATGATGTGGTTTATTGGGAGCCTAAGCCGTTTCCATTAGAAGAGAAAAGTTTAAATAATGTCGCTAATGCGCTAGATCTCCAATTACAGGACGATATTCACGCTTTTTATACCTCTCAGTTAGCAGGAGATATGAGCGCGACGTTGGGTGATTTATCATTGAATTTGGTGCAAGTGTGGAGCGAAGAGGACTTTATTCGCTTACAGGAAAACTTGATTGGGCATTTAGTGACTCAAAAGCGCTTAAAGTTACCACCAACGCTGTTTATTGCCACGTTAGACTCTGAATTAGAAATGATTTCTATGTGTAATTTAACAGGGGAAATTATTGTTGAAACGTTTGGAAGCAAGCAACGACAAGTTATTGCAGAAAATCTTGCGAGCTTTATTCAACAACTGAAGCCCGTTATATCATCTCAGGGGTAA